A window of Castanea sativa cultivar Marrone di Chiusa Pesio chromosome 1, ASM4071231v1 contains these coding sequences:
- the LOC142641433 gene encoding uncharacterized protein At4g06744-like, whose product MSSRSTKATASTFCILVASLILNTVESLSHSTSKETLDFFSVGRDGSQSKGCNNEFHGISSSFHCQKPTDSQAQPPLPQKNGTLVFADKRLAVVYPIIQRFKSIITSDPLGVTKSWVGSDICRYKGFFCDNPPDNLSAIAVASIDFNGFQLSAPTLDGFLDQLPDIALFHANSNFFSGTLSSNISKLPYLYELDISNNQFSGPFPSAVLGMNGLTFLDFRFNFFTGSVPPQIFTQNLEVLFINNNHFMQALPDNLGSSHVLLLTLANNNFTGPIPRGIAKALGSLTEVLLSNNELTGCLPYEIGFLKEATLFDASNNQLTGPLPFSLACIEKLEQLNFAGNLLYGMVPEVVCKLENLKSLSLSNNFFIVVGPLCRSLIERGVLDISNNCIPDLPFQRSVHECANFFINPRMCPKMWTYTYLPCKFPPFGSPIPSIAPSP is encoded by the coding sequence ATGAGCAGCAGATCCACCAAGGCTACAGCTTCAACCTTCTGTATTCTTGTTGCCTCTCTGATTCTCAACACTGTAGAATCACTATCACATAGTACCAGCAAAGAAACACTAGATTTCTTTAGTGTTGGGAGAGATGGAAGCCAAAGCAAAGGCTGCAACAATGAATTTCACGGTATATCCAGCTCATTCCATTGTCAGAAACCAACAGACTCTCAAGCACAACCGCCTTTACCTCAAAAAAATGGAACTTTGGTATTTGCAGACAAAAGGCTTGCTGTGGTCTATCCTATAATCCAAAGATTCAAGTCCATAATCACCTCAGATCCTCTAGGAGTTACTAAATCCTGGGTAGGCTCAGATATATGCAGGTACAAAGGTTTCTTTTGTGACAACCCCCCAGATAACCTGTCTGCAATAGCTGTAGCTTCTATAGACTTCAATGGCTTTCAACTTAGCGCCCCTACTCTTGATGGCTTTCTTGATCAGCTTCCTGATATAGCTCTCTTCCATGCTAATTCCAACTTCTTTTCAGGCACTTTATCTTCAAACATCTCCAAGCTCCCTTATCTCTACGAGCTTGACATAAGCAACAACCAATTCTCTGGTCCATTTCCTAGTGCTGTTCTAGGCATGAACGGCTTAACATTCCTGGACTTTCGGTTCAATTTCTTTACTGGGTCAGTCCCACCTCAAATATTCACACAAAACCTTGAGGTCCTTTTTATCAACAACAACCATTTCATGCAGGCACTTCCTGATAATCTAGGCAGCTCCCATGTTCTTTTACTCACTCTAGCCAACAACAATTTCACTGGTCCGATCCCAAGAGGCATTGCCAAAGCTTTGGGCTCTCTAACTGAGGTCCTTTTGTCAAACAACGAGCTCACAGGTTGTTTGCCTTATGAGATAGGCTTTTTAAAAGAGGCCACACTATTTGATGCTAGCAACAACCAATTGACTGGTCCTTTACCATTCTCTTTGGCTTGCATTGAGAAGTTGGAGCAGTTGAATTTTGCTGGGAACTTGTTGTATGGTATGGTGCCTGAAGTGGTGTGTAAGCTAGAGAATTTAAAAAGTTTGTCATtgtccaataatttttttatagttgttGGGCCACTATGTAGGAGTTTAATTGAGAGAGGAGTGCTTGATATTAGTAACAATTGCATTCCTGATCTTCCATTTCAAAGATCAGTACATGAATGTGCGAATTTCTTCATAAACCCAAGGATGTGTCCCAAAATGTGGACTTATACTTACCTTCCCTGTAAGTTTCCTCCCTTTGGCTCTCCAATTCCTTCAATTGCTCCTTCACCATGA